The Desmonostoc muscorum LEGE 12446 genome includes a region encoding these proteins:
- a CDS encoding Uma2 family endonuclease: MVTLQLKQIRVPPGERIILEDVSWELFEAIVDELGEHRGSRVAYSQGTLEIMAPLPEHERAKVIIGNLVIILLDELDLNWECLGSTTFKRKDLSACLEPDDCFYIQNYQLMIGKDRIDLTIDPPPDLAIEIDVTSRTKISAYQALKVPERWRYENRNLEINLLQGEQYVKSQTSPTFPDFPITEIIPRFVEMARTTGTSSAIRNFRQWVREQIQDRET; encoded by the coding sequence AACAAATTCGAGTTCCGCCAGGGGAAAGAATAATCCTGGAAGATGTGAGTTGGGAATTATTTGAAGCAATTGTTGATGAGTTAGGAGAACATCGTGGAAGTCGAGTCGCATACAGCCAAGGAACCCTAGAAATTATGGCTCCATTACCAGAACATGAGCGAGCTAAAGTCATTATCGGAAACCTAGTCATAATCTTGCTAGATGAACTCGATTTGAATTGGGAATGTCTAGGTTCAACCACTTTTAAAAGAAAAGATTTAAGTGCATGTCTTGAACCTGATGATTGTTTTTATATTCAAAACTATCAGCTAATGATTGGCAAAGACCGAATTGACCTAACTATTGATCCTCCTCCTGATTTGGCAATTGAAATTGATGTCACTTCTCGAACCAAAATTAGTGCATATCAGGCTTTGAAAGTACCTGAAAGATGGCGATATGAAAACAGAAACCTAGAAATTAACTTGTTGCAAGGTGAACAATATGTGAAGTCCCAAACAAGCCCTACATTTCCTGATTTTCCTATTACTGAAATTATTCCCAGATTTGTGGAAATGGCACGAACTACAGGAACAAGTTCAGCAATCAGAAACTTTCGACAATGGGTAAGAGAACAGATACAAGATAGAGAAACTTAA